The following nucleotide sequence is from Pristiophorus japonicus isolate sPriJap1 chromosome 12, sPriJap1.hap1, whole genome shotgun sequence.
cctgcacctattttctatgtttctatcctcttcaaagcagaaaacaagtggttaagtttgatttgaaaatatggcaaaataagtccatatattttgttctgtataaccatacaagttatgtacaatgattattttgttataattacttcttcattaaggagggagaagtgtaatatagagctccacctagtagactactgttccacctagtggactactgtggtaatgcaactgctgatgtaaatataataaaagcatcagatgacaaggtcacctgacaagttcctgtagaaccaccttgtatgtgtgtgtttgtgatgtcgtaaagaatatatcacagcttCCCGTCTAGCTTTGCACTTCAAAGCAGGATCCATAAAAATGTCCTTGTTCACAATAGTCTTACCCAGGGGAATGTCAACTGAGTATCTGGTTGGCATTAGGTGGTTGTAGTTGTACACTTTCACAAAGAACTTGATCTTGGACCTCTTGGCCACCTTCTTCTTGCCCATTTTGGCAGTCACTTTACGAGGGTAACGATCAATACCAGCAATAAAGGCATGA
It contains:
- the LOC139276700 gene encoding large ribosomal subunit protein eL27-like, which produces MVTFMKPRNVVLVLAGRYAGCKGVIVKKINDGTSDKPYSHAFIAGIDRYPRKVTAKMGKKKVAKRSKIKFFVKVYNYNHLMPTRYSVDIPLGKTIVNKDIFMDPALKCKARREALYITENK